A region of Chelonoidis abingdonii isolate Lonesome George chromosome 8, CheloAbing_2.0, whole genome shotgun sequence DNA encodes the following proteins:
- the DNAAF6 gene encoding dynein axonemal assembly factor 6 produces the protein MDLDSVSSFSSMQALAKLLADPQEEDSDDSDFGSRSSSVSTVGPGNIGPAKKAEPTVTPDVKSGNSKDIWNTEEVPEGSEFDDIWDPREQPEYEILFKQQVGAEDIFLGMSRKNPSTACCEDMLIKIKLPDTKSSDITLDIQDKILDLRTPKKKLLLHLPHPVDSKSGKACFISEKETLEVTLRMKREFDFINFA, from the exons ATGGATCTAGACAGCGTTTCCTCATTCTCTTCTATGCAAGCTCTTGCTAAACTGCTTGCTGACCCTCAGGAAGAAGACAGTGATGACAGTGACTTCGGG TCACGTTCTTCTTCTGTCAGCACTGTGGGGCCCGGGAATATCGGACCAGCAAAGAAAGCAGAGCCCACAG TCACCCCTGATGTGAAGTCTGGAAATAGTAAAGATATCTGGAATACAGAAGAGGTGCCAGAAGGATCAGAGTTTGATGATATCTGGGATCCAAGGGAACAGCCAGA GTATGAGATTTTATTCAAGCAGCAGGTAGGAGCAGAGGACATCTTCCTGGGGATGAGCAGAAAGAACCCTTCCACAGCCTGTTGCGAGGACATGCTG ATTAAAATCAAACTGCCAGATACAAAGTCCTCAGACATTACACTTGACATCCAGGACAAGATTCTTGACCTTCGAACCCCCAAAAA GAAGCTGCTACTGCATCTCCCCCACCCTGTGGACAGCAAGAGTGGCAAAGcttgtttcatttcagaaaaggAGACCCTGGAAGTCACCTTGAGGATGAAAAGAGAGTTTGACTTCATCAACTTTGCCTGA